acaacacctattgatcaagtttgagcttgttggtccccaaccaagttgggtcctaagaggttagtcacaataggcttggctacccaaatggttcttttcttgacaccactttgagtaccaataaatttggcaaacacattgccaaccttatccttcccaagagaatagatatcatcaataataattgggttggataagttaccactagtgcatgaggaagcaaggtgacctttctcacgacataggtagaaacatctactcttcactttcttctcacttgatttctcaacttgagaagcattagcttgagttttcttgggaagaggcctttattcaacttgaggttgagcatgagaatgaacttgtggccgcttcccttgttgcttgtcactaatggccttcttcttcaatgggcaagatataacatgatgcccttcaatcttGCACTTGAGGAAAATAATCTTGGCTGAATTATTGagttgtttttggcccttcttatTGTTGCTCtcagacttcttcttcttattggagttgaatccaagtccacctttgtcattgggggatttttgcacactcaagatattgttgagtgtggacttcccttcatgacacttttccaagtcttcctTCAAAGAAATGACTTGGTCCttaagctctttgatttcctctacatggttagtagcaacacaagtactagaggaagtataagcttcattgttagagcaacaaggcaaggaaagtaaTTCACCACAAGATGTCCCAATGTTATGAGTAGATGAATTatgaggactagcacatggcaatatgtcATTTTGActtgaagtagtgctagtatccacatgaggctcactagatgttaccttgatAATCATATCCTCATGAGCTatttttagcacattatgggatactagaagattatCATGAGAGCTCGTGAGCTTTACataactttcttccaatttcccataagtgCTAGATAGCAActtaagttgagcccttagctcaacattctccttcaatatggatgcttcacaagagatagagttagtagcacaagtatcatcattaacaacaagaggagaagacaacttggcaagctttTTTGAATATGAAgttttaagttgagcatgagactcggtgagtttgatgatctCACTctcaatgacccttgagccattttcgaggtgctcaaagtcctcaaggagtttagcatgtgcaacttcaagctcctcttttttagtttcaaaatcattggccatcTCAAGAGCTCTAccacgagattccctcactctagataattctagagcaaaagtctcctcaagagattccttggtggtttgttcaagttcaagagcttgagagaggtccgcaatctcattagcgtaatcacgctcatgaccttccattttatcaatggtgacctcatgctcctcaagacgagattccaactcatcaatatatttcttgccctcaatagcaatagacatgatttccatgaagttggaacgagcaattttattcttaagaagagctttaaaaatcacccccttaatttttaaggaggcaacatcatcattctcttcatcataatcaacatcatcataactcttgccatcatcaatatcatcacaagatatattgggattcaaagtgggagatacctttgaagccttggccataaggcaaaatgaaatagatgatgatgtaggatccgttgaagaagcattcaagaccacatcttgttccatggggtgttgggtttcctctacattgttagcacaacaattcgaggaaatatatgcatttttatcatggaaacaagacatagtaaacataacatcatgagatttagtcaagcaatttctacatgatatgcaaggactatcaacacaagcatgtgaaacatttggagtgatcggagtgctaaagtccaaagatgaagaattgcaataagaaagtgatgaaggattatcaacaataagcccactatcatcattgAAATGTAaaccactactcaccatgtcattaccttgtggaaaaccacatataggtgaagtagaagaagttgagaacacaacacAGCCGaatgtggagggagaacaatcagccccacaaaacttggacacatCATATTtaccttgaagctttgtccacaactcatgagcatcccggaacggcatgagttgaaatataactacattgctcaaagcatcaaaaagcacattagaagcttgatcattgagataagagtttttctcatcctctaaagataatctttggggatcctttggagaagaaaaacccatatctacaattcgctctaaatttgggtccatgaccctaaagagattaagcatgcgaatcacccaagcatcaaaatttgtgccatcggaactaagagtgttagagaatcctgatcccctagtcgacatctttactctctaggcggtaaagcctaataaagagagacgagggtctgataccaattgaaagatcgaggatgtcgcctagagggggggtgataggcgctttaaaataattacggtttagactTGAACAAATgccgaataaacctagcggttaatttgtcaagcacaaaacctaaaacaactaggctcacctatgtgcaccaacaacttatgctaagcaagataaagaactgtgtgatagcaagatatatgacaagaaacaatatggctatcacaaagtaaagtgcataagtaaagggctcgggtaagagataaccaaggcacgcggagacgacgatgtatcccgaagttcacacccttgcggatgctaatctccgtttggagtggtgtgaaggcacaatgctccccaagaagccactagggccatcgtaatctcctcacgccctcgcacaatgcaagatgccgtgattccactaagggacccttgagggcggtcaccgaacccgtataaatggcaacccttgggggcggtcaccgaacccgtacactttggcaacccttgggagcGGTCActagtacccgtcaaattgctcggggcaatctccacaacctaattggagaccccgacgctttcccggagctttacaccacaatgattgagctctgaacaacaccaaccgtctagggagcCAAGGaatccaagaggaacaagctctagggtgcccaagcacccaagagtaataagcttctcaaacttcacttccatgtatccccgtggagaactcaaaccgatgcaccaaatgcaatggcaagggcacacggagtgcccaaatcctgctctcccaaatcccaccaaagcaactaatgctagggaggaaaatgagaggaagaacgaaataagaacacaaagaactctaagatctagatccaaggggttcccctcacttagaggagaaagtgattggtggaatgtggatctagatctcctctctcttttccctcaagaactagcaagaatcattggagggactgagagttagcaagctcgaagaaggtcaacaatgggggaagaacacgagctaaagagataaggttcattggggaagaagacccccttttataggtggggggaaatccaaccattatgctcacagcccgcacagagcggtacaaccgctccaaggagcggtagtaCCCCTTAGAAAaataacagcgaggaggcaaaaggctagTAGAACCGccgcagcggtactactgctcgtcctcacggtactaccgctcgacctcacggtactaccgctagggatagcggtactaccgcaaatggtagcggtactactgcttgcgagcggtactaaaaaaatacttccgtgcctacctccgctaaacaaaacacgagattttggtccggagcggtactaccgctcaggagccgcggtagtacagctctggagtggtactaccgctcaggagccatggtagtaccgctctggagcggtagtaaaaaattacatccgctctagccgcggtagtacctctgcagcctttaccaaaacaaccacaacttctgcaaacgaactccggattcaacgaaaccaagtttgttggaaagctaacgacatggtctaacacaatcttgatagaaatgtcaataagaagcaaatgagaaaagtaccataagaaaatggtgagaacccttcctcggataagaccggtaagacctccaacaccgaaaacatcaaagaagatgcatgcgaactccgttttcgatgaactcaagcttgtcatcaagatgaccataagctctaagactcacaaagagaaccaaacaagaaccaagaaagatgattcaaggatgcaatggttttagctctctacgaatgatacgatcaagctactcatcgagatccccccttgatagtacggcaatcgatcctgtaacccggtctcccaactaccatcatgagaccggtaaaatagaaaacctatcaagggcaaacctttgccttgcacatggtccacttgagctagatgatgacagtcttgactccctcaagttggaccacctttcttgattgcgttggctcgatgaagactagttgattgctcccccatactccactatgggtgagccactctgccgcacatcttcacaagttcattgtcaccacaatggacggcaagcttcaagcatgtgatctcttcgtgatgcttcacttgagtttgcacaccgcaacctaaccccacaaagaactctcacgaagaccatgggttagtacacaaagcgtaattgacaatgcttaccataccatgggatcgcttgatccctctcggtacatcttctacgctttgtgtgttgatcaacttgattcactattttacttagtcttgatcaacctctcacaataccaatatttaggtaattccttgaatagcaccttggtcatcacaaactctccttgaaaccaacaaatgtactccaagaaaagcctatggacaaaaccttcaaatataactcaaggcaaccattagtccagagagattatcatcaattaccaaaaccaaacatgggggcaccgcatgttctttcacccttAAAATTTATATTCATGATAAATCAATAGAGAGAACAAAAAGGCAAAATAGTCTCATTAAAATCCAACCACTACAATGCACAAACATTAACGTCAActtgatgcaaaatgcacacatCACATGGTGAGACAGTCTTCAACGCTAGCGTATGCGTTGTGGACCGGGCTTCCCCATGTTGCATGCCAAACATGCTGATCTCTGAGAGATGGCCACTTAGGAATGTGGCTACAGGCCTCACACGGCCTTGGCAGCAAGCACCAACCTGTCCCCAATGTTGTCAACGAGGTGCATTGCAGGTGTCAGCTAGATCAGCTCACTGACATGTGTCCATACCACATACACATCCACTAGGTACTTGAAGAGAAGCAAGTCTTTTGGATTCCCCAATCTTCATGAAGGACATGAAGTACATCAGAATAAATAGCAAAGCCTACACGACGTATCAAGGACTAACAATAACATTTATGATATGTAAGTCTATTGAACTGTACTCATGTTAATAACACTCTTGTGACTATAGATCCAATCCATGGATTCTCACACGGACAAGGGAAATCCAAAACAAAGATAGCAGGTCCGGTCCTTACAAACTAGAGGTGTTGAATACATCATCCTGGGAGGTGGACTTGGTCATGTTCACAAGGATGTCTTGGATATGTTCATCTCCACCAATGATGGTAGAGCTAAGCTATTGGATTTCTTTATCTATTCTTGCCAACCGTAGAAATGAGGAGGGAGAGGAGTAGTTCCACCACCCAGATGTAAGTTGAGGGCACTAGAGAAATTGACACATGAGCTATTGGTCCATTTTAAAGCGTTCAAGCATTTCAGATCATCCGAGAATACTGGAGCCTCTTGGGCACCTCCTCGTATAGCTCTGGGGTGTCTAGAACCTCTTTGGACTACCAGAGAGGACGTTTGGACCTTCGGGCTTGCTCCATCCTAATTCGTGTCTCATCCTTCTTTCTCTTTCATGCTTCTCTCTTGAATGGTGCGATCACACTTTTGTGCATGACCTTCTCTTTGCTTCTTTTGATGCTCATTTCAAATCGAAGATGTAAATGATAGGGAATTCATGTAGTATACTATCCCAATTATGTTAGATAGACATGCACAAAGACAAGATTCATCTTTGTAAAACTATACACGCATGTCACTTGGGGTTGATGCATCTGTTATGGCCATGTCCATAGGCTGATCGACATCAACACTTGTGTACAACCCATTTCCTGTGGACACGGTTTGGTCGCGTGGTGAATATCACTTTAGGACCATGTGCTTCAGTAGTTGTCACTAATACTTACGCATAGACATTGTAATTATGCACATATATTCTTCTCTCAGATCAAATCTTTAAATTCACCAAGTTCGTCATTTTTGAAACTCCCTCAATCGATTAGGGTGTTTGTTTCGGGATTTGGTTCATGATTTCGACTGGATTAACGACTTCTGAAATCAATAGCAGCAACCACCCTATAAAAACACATTAACAAAGAAGAAACACTGGGGCATTATAGCAACAATATAGTGCACACAACTACCAGCATAAGAAACTTCCCTACATACACATTGGTTGATTAGTAGATAACACATAATTACATTTTCAGAAAAGGCCCACCAAAATACTGTATTATAAAAAGAAAACACACTCAATTATCTCCCACACATGCCAAACCAAGTAACATTTTCGTATGAAATCGAAAACACCAAACAACACAACGATGCGCACCCAACCCTTCTAGTAATAAGAAGAATCACACTTGTCTTTTTTGAACACAATACAATTGTGGATGCTCACATACACACATGTACACTCACTTCTACGAACGCGCTCGCACACACCATATCTTGTGAGCACCTCCGAAGTACTGGGGTGCCACAAAATGttaagattgacgaagtcaccGCAGGCGTCTCTTAGTCAAGAggaacgtctccttccactgaacAAACATTGTGAGAAAGATTAAAATAAATTTAGAAAAATACACTATCAATGCCAAGTCTAGGATTTGGATCCTGGTAGACTAATTTCACCGCAAGGAACCTAACCATGTTGagttacgctcacttcactcaccaCACTTGTCTATCTAATGTCTATTTTGGACGTGTGTTCCACAAAAATATCAACACAACCCACCTTGCAATAAATTTCGCAGCTAAAGGGCAATAGTGTGACGTGGCGGCCcggggaggaagagggagggcgCGCTCTGAGGATATTTACACAACCGCTTCTGTGATGGAGAGTCCAGGCCGAGCAGAGCAAGATAGATAGCAAGCTTCGAAAGCTAGCTCCCTCCTCGCGGCAGGCTCCACCATCAGCCACGGCCGCGGCCGCGCAGCACAGCCCCCTCCTAGAAGCATCCTGAGGCACGCGCCAGCAGTGCACGGCATGCAGGAGTTCCAGCCAATCGCCGGCCTGGCCGGGCGGCTGTTTGGCGGCGCGGCGGAATCGGCGGGCCTCCTGcgccgcggcggggcggcggcggcggcgcaggaggaGGTGCGGTGCCCGCGGTGCGACTCGGCCAACACCAAGTTCTGCTACTACAACAACTACAACCTCTCGCAGCCGCGCCACTTCTGCAAGGGCTGCCGCCGGTACTGGACCAAGGGCGGCCTCCTCCGCAACGTCCCCGTCGGGGGCGGTTGCCGCAAGCCCAAGCGaaaagccgccgccgcctccgacgtCGACAAGGACGTCTCCAGCGTCAATACTGAGGCCAAGAACGCACGCTCTGGCTCCAGTGCTGGCAGCTCCAGCCTCACCTCCGGTCCCTCGTCCGCGTCGACGAACACCGTCAACGACGTTGGTGCATGTGCCGCGGCCCACTCGAGCGGCGGAAGCACGCCGTTCAGGGGCTTTGGCCCAAGCACCTTCATGGCGGACGCGCCGACTCTGCAGCCGCCGGCGCCGATGTTCGCCGACCAGGCGGCCGCGTTCGCGACGCTCTTCGGGACGCCGCTTCCGGCCTTCACCTTCGCGGCGCAGCACAAGGCCGAGGACGACGTTGCCCCTGCAGTCACACTCACAGAGCAGTCGTCGTCGGCGACTTCCACCGCAGACATGGTGCCGTTCTCCGCACGGTCAACTGGCGCAGCGACGGCATCAGCGTCAGACTGGCCACCGGCGACGATGATCGACGCCGGGATATTCGACCTCGCCGGCGCCGTCGGGAGCGACACGACGTCGTACTGGAACACGGCGAGCTGGACGGACCCGGACGGGACCGTGTACCTGCCCTAGCGCGCCGCCCGCTCAGTCATGGTCGCTTGCTCGACCTTCGACTTGTCTAATCGTAACCACCGCTCTCTTAATCTATACTCTCAGTGTGCCGGCAGCTTGGCTGCTTCTGTGATTCTTTCGATGGGGCAGTTTTTGCACACTTGTGCAAAGCAAATTATGTCTGAACTTCGGTTTAATTATTACTACGGGTTTGTTGAAACCAGTAAGCAGTGTAAATATCATGATCAGTACTCCTAATTATAACTTGGACGGTGTGGACTGCACTCGGCTAGCTCTCTATATATCTTTGTCATGACACAGGCATACGCAactaaggcctcttttggttcacaggataggattatcatagaaataggaatcttgtaggaaatgagatgacatgtatctgagGTTCTATGAGTAGGAATAGAAAACAAGATGTCATTTGATTGACATCAAAagaattttttcattgagtctaggctcttttttatttttctatgaaatgtggaggataggaaccaatcctatgtaagaataagaatccattcctatgaatcaaagggctctaaaggaaaaaattctataagaATTCTATCCTCTAGAATTTTTATGAAATTCCTAAGGAAGCCTAACTG
This portion of the Triticum dicoccoides isolate Atlit2015 ecotype Zavitan chromosome 7A, WEW_v2.0, whole genome shotgun sequence genome encodes:
- the LOC119327792 gene encoding dof zinc finger protein 4-like, translated to MQEFQPIAGLAGRLFGGAAESAGLLRRGGAAAAAQEEVRCPRCDSANTKFCYYNNYNLSQPRHFCKGCRRYWTKGGLLRNVPVGGGCRKPKRKAAAASDVDKDVSSVNTEAKNARSGSSAGSSSLTSGPSSASTNTVNDVGACAAAHSSGGSTPFRGFGPSTFMADAPTLQPPAPMFADQAAAFATLFGTPLPAFTFAAQHKAEDDVAPAVTLTEQSSSATSTADMVPFSARSTGAATASASDWPPATMIDAGIFDLAGAVGSDTTSYWNTASWTDPDGTVYLP